TGaataatattctagtaattaatattttgctaCATTAGTCAGCCGTGAAATGGCCGAGTTGTaggataagtcagcctatcacgactgagttatagttttaaccataactcagccgtaactacatcTCATAAATCATCCGttttccataactcagccacgcgaaaaaaattaattcagcCATGTCGTAGTGATAattcagccaaaattttgacaactcaaccatcaagTGCAACCTCAGCCgtcagattttaataagtcagccgtaacgcttggctgagttatgctctaagtcagtcgtccgctcttactcaaatgttttttccataaatcagctgcaacatacctataacttaGCCGTCGTTACCTCTGTAatgcgttacggctgagttatttaatacacgtcagcgatttctgacgtggcgtctgacgtggtaATGACATTTTTGTAGTTACGTTTTTTctggtaacataaaacaaggacACGCTGGATAATTtgaaaatacccaaaatattctagtaataatttttttgttgtagattCTGATAATATTACGTAAAATGTATAACATATAAGTAAATCTCCTAAAAAATAACCGAACACATAAACATattggaaatttgaaaaaaaagtttttaaaaaagttttaaactgGGAGGTTTCCTCACGTACCTAATTAATTATGGGTTAGCTAGttagtttagtttttatatatgctGTACACTGTTTTTATCTCTCAAAGAACATGACTGTCAAATCTGTTTAATTTCTTGATCATTCGGCTTAAATAGTGTTATTGTGcaccttcttcttccccaatAGCTCAAAAGAGAACTTTGAGTATATATATCTCCAAACATTTGAatatttctctttcaaaatgaAGTTTTCTTTGCGTTTAATCTTTAGCCGTTCTCCTATCATTCATGCTCCTCACTTCTACAGGTTCATTATTCATTCTCATGTCAAATATGCATGTACTTATCTACATAACAAATATGCGTCTACGTGTTGTAACTTTTCATTTGGTTATAttctgtttttatatatatatatatatatatatatatattaactatagTAGATTTTATGATGTTACTCAGATTATTCtatgattatttatttgaaGCAATATATACAGTGTCTTGCTTTTTTCTTATTCGACATTTGGTTATATAACTAAGAGAATTGATTATGGTTTATATGATTTTCAGGGATGATTCCGGTCACGGTGGAGGCAAGGATGTGTGGGTCGAGGAGCCAAAATTTCGATGGACCGTGCCTGAGTGAAGACAACGGCGCTAACGTTTGCCGCACCGAAGGTTTCCCCGATGGTAGTTGTGACGGACTCCTCCGGCGTTGTTATTGCCACACACCTTGCTCATGAGTCATGATATTCTCATtacacacatcaaattaaaTCTACTACATATAGGAAAAATAAATCCTGAACTAACCAAAAGTGTTGAAAAAGCGTGAACTTTGTATACgaagatgaaaaatattttctttaggTGTAGTCATATTCTCAGCAAATTGGAATTTGCCTTTCTTTCTGAGTGTAGATCGAGAATTCTTAGTGAATTTTTCGGGTGATTTCGGCCGGATTTGATGTTTTTCTGCATTACAACACTTGTCTTGCCGGTGATCGTGAGACTTCAAACTCTTCGACTTCCCACGTGTCATCAAACATGTTTCTCTACTGCCACATGTCTCTCTGATATACATTGCTCTCGCTTCAATCTTCAGTGAAAAGTTTCCTTAATTGTGCCCTTGAACTCTCGCCTTATTTGACTCATTTACTTAaacttgtttattttggtttttctacTTTAGGCTTGTCTTACttgactttatatatatatattaataaaacacagttgtgaaaaaaaaagtttttgtaatAGAAATTTATAAGCACATTATGCTTTAAATGGATTTGAGTAGAtttaaaagtgtaaaatagaaggatttaaatccaaagataaaaaatgtgatttctatatccatatagaattgtaaataatgaaaataaaaacatatggattttgaaataaccttttttatctttggatttgaatccttttattttacacttttaaaTCCACTCAAAACACattgtggattttgaaatccaaaaacaaataattaaatgaataatatgatattttgacaagtatttgtaaatcatgtaaccaataacacaaaagtttgaaatccaataacacattcaaatccatttaaaacataatgtggattttgaaatccaaaaatagatcattaaatgaataacatgataTTTtgacaagtatttgtaaatcatataaccaataccacataattttgataagtattttaaaatcaataattgaataacacatgatttttgtttggatttccaaatccattaaaatcaaagAACCAATATATCCACCTAAGTAATACATCCTCCATTTTCCATATAAAAAGATTTGGAGGGTTGGTTTAATCATAAATCAATATCTCATTATGTAGCTTTTAAATAAATAGGAACGTTTTGTGCAATGGGGGACCTTACTATCGTAAAGTGTGTCCTTAGACCGAAAGCCTGGCCATCATTCCCTTATGAATCAGGTGAAATCCGAAGGTTGTTGGTATGTTTTGTGCAATGGGGTTTTGAATTAGAATCTGCGAAAACTAATAGAGAACCTCATCTCATCGCTTGCAGTGTCACAAGTGACTGTAGGCTTCAATCTTATGTAGCTTCTGGGTTTTCTAATTGGATGCATCATGTTTTTGAAAATGAGAGAGTTGTATCCTCTGTCTAGTTTCGCTTAGCAGGAATTTGTTGGTATAgtaattattggttattttgaCAAACCATGTTCAGACAAATGGTTTTGTTCAGTCTAGTTCAGCATATAGGTTTCAGGGGGAAGGTTTTTTGTGAAGGAGTCTGTTATGGCTTGTCTGTAATCACTTGATGTTTCAAACCACATATCTAATATAATCGTCGagttgaccacaaaataaaaagtaaaaaataaataggaaCGTTTTATGATCAATTGATCATTACCGATATTGGGCTTTGCTAGCAATTATGCATTCTTCTACGTTTATAATCATATTTCTCTAGtgttataaacttaatacttataaataatttgattattaaattgACTGGTCAACCCTTAATTAGGACTGTACCTTTGGGTAAAAGTTTAACTGGTTCACgtttagtttctatttttggtaCGGCCATAAACTACGATTCCTTTTACCAACAAAAGAATTCATTCCCTTTATATAGtgccatcgtcttcttcttcttgatcctcTCAAATCTTATTAGCTTTGTCTCTTTAAAAATGAAGCTCTCTCTGCGTTTGGTCTCAGCCCTTCTCCTCTCGTTCATGCTCCTCTTTGCAACAGGttcataattataaacattatGTCATTTGATATATACTTGTGGGTAATATGCATGCATccacttaacaaaaaaaaaaatatgcatgcaacaaagaaatgaaatacTCAATTCTATGTCACTATGTGGCCTGGCCTAACATATCTTATGGCCGTCTCTGGGACTAATAATATTATGCATATACAAATATGAGCATGAAGAATGatccacatatatatttaaCCCATGCATGTTTCTCTAATAATTTTATGCATATACCTATATGAGCATGAAGAATGatccacatatatatttaaCCCATGCATGTTTCTCTAATAATTTTATGCATATACCTATATGAGCATGAAGAATGatccacatatatatttaaCCCATGCATGtttctctaattttaattagtttaaccCATGCATGTTTCTAGTGGGTAATATGCATGCAACAAAGAAACTTATAAGTTTCGattatagtaaaataaaagaTGTGCATGGTTCTTAATTATGGTGGGTATGTGATTTAGGAATGGGTCCTGTGGAAGCAAGAACATGCGAGTCACCAAGTAGCAAATTCCAAGGAGTTTGTCTCAACTCACAGACCTGTGCCAAAGCTTGCCCCAGCGAAGGTTTTACAAGCGGTCGATGCAATAGTCTCCGTTGCTACTGCTCCAAAGCTTGCTAATTCACCAATTAATCATTTATCGAAAAATgaacatttaaatttatactCTCTTTTATCGTTTTCTAGTTTCGAcagaaatataataatcttGAAAGGCACTTtttgttatgtgttttttttttgtatatataataatgttgtttgttttttgtgttaAGAATTTAAGTGTTTATGTAttgtctttaaatttttttatttatatttagatCATCCGCCATGTAAAATACACGATtcattaattacatatataacacTCCTACTTAATTACGTATACTACAAATAATTAACTTATCCTACAAAACATCATTCTGAAAACGTATCCTTCTctgaaaactaataattattgaaaaataattagaaaacataaaactatcaaaatagaTCGATCgcttatatatcatttatatcatttaataaaaaaaatagtttaatatgtAAATGAATACTATTTTTAAAGTGTAAGGACCTAAAATatagtagatatatatatatatatatatatatatagtagacatatatatatatatatatatatatcttgttagaatgttttatatcttaaagttatttaacataaagTATTTTGATACGTagtgttttaattaataaaataaaaagaacaaatatatttctcagatatatttttatataataatataattagatgAAAATCTTAATTGTGTATTTGAATTTAAGATAGttcttaaattaaatataagataaggtttatcataaatttatttgatcttagttttctttttttaatgaaaacaaagccaataaaaaagagaaaaaaatatagttaaatatGTAAATGAACACTAATTTAAAAGCACAAGGCAATAGAATCTACTTGAATTAGAAGAATATCttaagataatataataataatttcatacgatttatgtttattaaaatacatttatacATTATAGAACTATATGACATATATTGGAATGCTTTCTATCTTGAAGCTACTTTTAGCATAAGAGAATCTgagtttttaaattaatctattacctttaaatgataaaatatgtttcttagatattttctgaatataataacataatttaaTCAAATGAAATAGATAATGGTGAAttcaaagtttatttttcttagaaaaCACATGTCAAAAGGAAGGATATGATAGGTTAATTTCTAAGAgttgatttttagaaacaaatttaaaataataagtaaGATAATGGTGAATTAAAAGACTTAATAATATATAGTGCCACCAACAACACTTCTTCTTCCTACAcaagatttaattatttttaacgATCTCTCTAAAATATTcatactctttctctctccaaaAATGAGGCTCTCTAACCGTATTCTTTCAGCTTTTCTTCTGATCTCTTATCCTTTTTGCTGCCACTACATGTTCAACACTCATGTCACGTTGTAGTATCTAAATTAtcatacatacaaatatatgaatttagttgttatatcataattagtttacatttttgttatagACATTAATTACTCTTAAATAATTGCTATGTGATTGTTGGAGAATATACATATAGATCTTGAATTACAAACactctttgttaaatttgtgtTCCTTAATTATCTTCTATTTTCGGatttctctgttcttgaaaataactaaaaataatataaaattactaTAGAATGATTTAAATAGtcataaacattaaaatatttgtttttgtttaattttaatcaatGTTATAGTcaaaataaaagcatatataGATGCTTTCTTAGACTAACTGATGTCTCTCTATTTACAATTTCTTAGGCATCTTTTTAGTCATGTTTTGTATTATTCAGAGTCTGTCCTttgcatttttaggtccttaagcTTAGATATTTGCATGTAGGTTGTTTAGGGTGTTGCagtgctgcattgttgcattttggatgaaaacagatGCCTTAGAGcttaaaaaaagcaaaaaagaggaTGGACAAGTTTCAACTATTGCCAAGAAGGAGGAAAGGAGCAGAAGAGGAGTAATTTGAGCCTTAACCCAAAGGTGTGATCGTGCAGAAGAACAGCCCAATGCTTCAACCCAAACTAGTGAAGCTGAGCACAAGACAAACCACCTAAAGCCCAACCCAAAGAGGAGCTCGACCCTAGCCTCGTGTAGACGCCTCAGATAACAGCTGGTGCGGCTATGTCAAATggttttccatatataaacctcTCTTAACCCATTTTCGAGAGAGAATTTGGAGAGTGAGCGAGAGCCAACATACACGATCAGAGAGCCGATTTTACATTTCAAAAAGCTTTCTTAGGATTTCTTAATTTCTGTgcatttcttttactttttgatTAGGTATTACATTTTGCCTCTTTTCAATACTTCGATTACTTTCTATAACGCCCTGACCGCGACCTCTCAGTGGGCCCAATGTCCACTCCCAGTCAATGGaccactttccttaatggagctcacgtcctctcactaggcccgtgatcCATATCCGATGGTCGGTTTTTTACGTCCGAaagactttaaagacttgttacctgATAACATCATTACTtcacccattttagctatagttttagtatgcatttaggaagagtttagtatgattttaaggctttaatgtctattatcaagtattttaggtttcaagaaggttttacaggttttatagttACAGTAAAACttccataaattaataaggtcgggaccatggaattttattaatttatagagatttttattaatttattgataaatgaatattttattaaattatgaagagattttcttattttcataattttgaaaattttatattacaaaataagatacttttgttattattcaCATTTTagaagaattttcttaatttataaccTTGGCTGAATGTCAATTGTTTACtagattatctaggtaaaaataataaatgtgaaaagtttagagtttataagAAATAGTACTATCCTTCATGGTAAAAATGAAGTCGAAGAAGATATTGCGATACCTTTAGAACTAGCTACTAAAGAAGCAGTTATCGAATCTAAGTTTCTCCACAATTTTTGGATACGATTTTAGAagccaacaaagaaaaagattagGGATGAGCTCTAACAATAatgcaaattaaataatatccaaacaacaatagagtcatatttcattatattttttagatatatatatatatatatatattagtttatttgataattaatttatgatatcgATGgatcatatttttacataggattttcaaaaaaattattatcgtattattttatcaaaatgtgttattttttacactggtcCAACTTGAGACcgaaagaatttattaatttatagcaagtattaattttaagagtataaatttatagaggttctactagcaaaaaggaccaaaagacaagaaaaatacgTTTCAGGACAGATTCACATCTTTACCTTACGGGCCACTTTTGAAGTATTTTACGAACTCAAATTTTGACGAGTTTGGTGTCTATAGAAAGCTGAAAGAGTCagctttctcctcgaagtgacATCAAGTCAATCCGGTTACTCGTcaggaagttatgcccgatttaccgagacgtgttataaaccaacaagaagataagtttgaagTCAAATGGGCTTTAATGACGACCCGATTAGCAACCATCACGGCGGCCCGGCCCGGAGGAGTCCCGAAGGTCCAGAACCTTCTTCAGCCCCCCTTGTCGTTCATTCAATAAGAAAAGAtgtttttacccttacaaaaccctaagccttcaaaaactctataaatactcttctaaacctAGGGTTTAATGTGTGCTCTTCAGTGCCTTCAAAGTGCCTTCACCATGCCTCCAAAGAACCTAtgaccagaggagcagccgacaACCAGAACCCTCTCTCGTCCCTCttgatatatcatagtttttgtggtttttaaccatgatataaggagtctattagagtcttttgatttgttttctaggatgtttttgagtctttacaggttttctaggattttggcacgaaTGGAACAAAATGAatcaatttggatcattttggagcatttaaccggaggaaatcaatttggatTCTGATCCTATGAAGAGCttcgaccgacaccaaaggagcatcggtcgacaccaagctGATCCGACACAAGACtccaaaattggaagttttacaaaagttgccgaagttttccatatttgcatcattggtccctgaagtgttttaggacatactgtatatatagtgtttttaggttttgtaaacccttaagttttattatagcaagatttatttttctgcaatcatgtgagattttgagagctttttgaaagagagatctgaactgctttgagagaagaattcccAAACTCCTTCCTTAAtcttttaatctcaattgcttattattcagaattatgttttgttcttcattgaatatgtctgagtagtttgcttgttaggttcatgGTTTTTCAcaggattttatgatttattagatatgtttatttaggattcattatttttctagatcttcatcataggttgttcttcttattaatccttgattggccatctagaattaataacctaggaaaataaattgatatgagaatataattgattttcctgataattttttttgatgagcaaaattagttcttgcaaagagatttgatttagtaattttgtgaacaatctaaacctgtttttaaagctgatttttaacctagaattttgcaaagagatttggagtTTCTGGttttaatttagataatatttgcagtgagaactgatttattttacaaaagtgtttagagttctagacctgattttaattgcttgaatcctatttaattattgatttaatattttgtaatttcctgagaaattccttggacctagctttttgatcatctgaatttacaacacttttatttatttttttgcattgcttttctaaatttaaatcaacttgtttagcttaattataaaactctataatttattgtgtagacttgagtccttgtagaattcgatccctaagtactacaattgatctcttaatttgagagagtaactCAGgattaaatttgagcatatcaaattttggcgccgttgatAGGGAATCTtagatctaccattagatttgagtttttgatttttgtctaagtttttatttttattttctacttacacacttttgtttttcttctcttctgtgtttagggtgcatgcctcctagacctcacaccaGGAGCAAACCCACTGGTCCAGTTGTGAAACTTACGAACCAGGAGTtgggacaactagagcgtgaaaacACGAAAGCAGACAAAtctttgaagatggttaacacaatcattctaagagttgatgaagctggtgttttgagagatcaagagggccacttgcgcaatgagcagggccaaaagctggATGCGGAAGGCAACATAATTTCTAAATTCGTTGTCCCTGCTGAACagaaccttggtgtcgatcgacgccaacaagagggtatcgatcgacacccccttcctgcagacggacgtggagctgcaaaCCACGTAATAACCCGGTTCGAAGACATGAGCACAACCGAgccttgat
The Camelina sativa cultivar DH55 chromosome 6, Cs, whole genome shotgun sequence genome window above contains:
- the LOC109133433 gene encoding defensin-like protein 10, yielding MKLSLRLVSALLLSFMLLFATGMGPVEARTCESPSSKFQGVCLNSQTCAKACPSEGFTSGRCNSLRCYCSKAC